Proteins from a single region of Labedella gwakjiensis:
- the crtI gene encoding phytoene desaturase family protein, protein MTTRRTNGERTNGERTIVIGGGISGLATAALLARSGRDVVLLEKNDQLGGRAGLLERDGYRFDLGPSWYLMPEVFDHFFRLMGTSSAEQLDLVQLDPGYRVYSQGHAEPLDIAATREENVALFDRVEPGSGARLERYLDSAREVYELAKRRFLYTTFESLAPLMTRDVVTELPRFAKLFGTDLDTAAGTVVSDTRLRQVLGYPAVFLGSSPYTTPSMYHLMSHLDLEDGVFYPRGGFARVIEAIADVARDAGVRIVTGATVDRITTESRGRGLRRDTRVTGVRWTDQAGAEHIEQAEVVVSAADLHHTETRLLPPSLRTYPQSYWDRKTPGPGAVLLSLGVRGELPELLHHTLFFTSDWRTNFDAIGGDAPYIPDPASLYVCKPSATDDVAPDGHENLFVLVPIPAEPSLGGGDSDTIRAAGDRAIAQISEWAGIPDLAERIVVRHDVGPADFVDSINAWRGTMLGPAHTLAQSALFRAGNVSKRVDGLVYAGGSTIPGIGLPMCLISAELVVKRLNGDTSTEALPVPLPDGRS, encoded by the coding sequence ATGACCACCCGACGCACGAACGGCGAGCGCACGAACGGTGAGCGCACGATCGTGATCGGTGGCGGCATCTCCGGACTCGCGACCGCCGCGCTGCTCGCCCGGAGTGGACGCGACGTCGTCCTCCTCGAGAAGAACGACCAGCTCGGCGGCCGCGCCGGCCTTCTCGAACGCGACGGGTACCGCTTCGATCTCGGCCCGAGCTGGTACCTCATGCCCGAGGTCTTCGACCACTTCTTCCGCCTGATGGGCACGTCGTCGGCCGAGCAGCTCGACCTCGTGCAGCTCGACCCGGGCTACCGCGTCTACTCGCAAGGGCACGCAGAGCCCCTCGACATCGCGGCGACGCGTGAGGAGAACGTGGCTCTCTTCGACCGGGTCGAGCCCGGTTCGGGTGCGCGCCTCGAGCGCTACCTCGACTCCGCCCGCGAGGTCTACGAGCTCGCGAAGCGCCGCTTCCTCTACACGACGTTCGAATCGCTCGCCCCGCTCATGACGCGCGACGTGGTGACGGAGCTCCCGCGGTTCGCGAAGCTGTTCGGGACGGACCTCGACACCGCGGCCGGGACGGTCGTGAGCGACACGCGGCTCCGCCAGGTGCTCGGCTACCCCGCCGTCTTCCTCGGTTCGTCGCCGTATACCACTCCGAGCATGTACCACCTCATGAGCCACCTCGACCTCGAGGACGGTGTGTTCTACCCCCGTGGAGGCTTCGCTCGCGTGATCGAGGCGATCGCCGACGTGGCCCGCGACGCCGGCGTTCGGATCGTCACCGGGGCGACGGTCGACCGCATCACCACCGAGTCGCGTGGGCGCGGACTCCGCCGGGACACGCGTGTCACGGGCGTCCGCTGGACGGACCAGGCGGGGGCCGAACACATCGAGCAGGCCGAGGTCGTCGTGTCGGCCGCCGACCTCCACCACACCGAGACGCGACTGCTCCCGCCGTCGCTCCGCACGTATCCGCAGTCGTACTGGGACCGGAAGACGCCGGGACCCGGAGCCGTGCTGCTGTCGCTCGGTGTGCGCGGCGAGCTGCCGGAGCTGCTGCACCACACGCTCTTCTTCACGTCGGACTGGCGGACCAACTTCGACGCCATCGGGGGAGACGCCCCGTATATTCCCGACCCGGCATCGCTGTACGTCTGCAAGCCGAGCGCGACGGACGATGTCGCGCCCGACGGGCACGAGAACCTCTTCGTCCTCGTCCCGATCCCCGCAGAGCCGTCGCTCGGGGGCGGAGACAGCGACACCATCCGTGCAGCGGGGGACCGCGCCATCGCGCAGATCTCCGAGTGGGCGGGCATCCCCGACCTCGCCGAGCGCATCGTGGTGCGGCACGACGTCGGCCCGGCCGATTTCGTCGACTCGATCAACGCCTGGCGCGGAACGATGCTCGGACCGGCGCACACTCTCGCGCAGTCCGCGCTCTTCCGGGCCGGCAACGTGAGCAAGCGCGTGGACGGGCTCGTCTATGCTGGCGGCTCGACGATCCCGGGGATCGGCCTGCCGATGTGCCTCATCAGTGCGGAGCTCGTGGTCAAGCGGCTGAACGGCGACACATCGACGGAGGCCCTCCCGGTACCGCTTCCCGACGGCCGGTCGTGA
- a CDS encoding lycopene cyclase domain-containing protein gives MSVVYLAALSVSIVGMVMLDRRFRLFFWDDARRASIVLVAGVVLFLVWDLLGIGLGIFFRGQTPFMTGVLIAPELPIEEVFFLTLLCYLSMNVFGAATRLGPSADLHPLPEPVDGHPVEDDRTRPEDRGRDRR, from the coding sequence GTGAGCGTCGTCTACCTCGCCGCGCTCTCGGTGTCGATCGTCGGCATGGTGATGCTCGACCGTCGCTTCCGCCTGTTCTTCTGGGACGACGCCCGGCGTGCCTCGATCGTGCTCGTCGCCGGCGTCGTCCTGTTCCTCGTGTGGGACCTGCTCGGCATCGGCCTCGGCATCTTCTTCCGCGGGCAGACCCCGTTCATGACGGGAGTGCTCATCGCGCCGGAGCTGCCGATCGAGGAGGTCTTCTTCCTCACCCTGCTCTGCTACCTCTCGATGAACGTCTTCGGCGCGGCGACCCGCCTCGGTCCATCGGCGGACCTCCACCCTCTCCCTGAGCCTGTCGACGGGCACCCCGTCGAGGACGACCGGACCCGACCCGAGGATCGCGGGAGGGACCGACGATGA
- a CDS encoding lycopene cyclase domain-containing protein: MTYALLNLVFLVPAVALAVVATLRAADRRRFLRALGLTLVAVLILTAVFDNVMIGIGLVAYDPAHISGVFVGIAPIEDFSYAVFAAVVLPSLWSLLRPSRRRSRAHP, from the coding sequence ATGACGTACGCGCTCCTCAACCTGGTGTTCCTCGTCCCCGCCGTCGCGCTCGCGGTCGTCGCGACGCTCCGCGCGGCCGATCGCCGCCGTTTCCTGCGCGCCCTCGGCCTCACCCTCGTCGCGGTCCTCATCCTCACGGCGGTGTTCGACAACGTCATGATCGGCATCGGCCTCGTCGCCTACGATCCGGCCCACATCTCGGGTGTCTTCGTCGGAATCGCACCGATCGAGGACTTCTCCTACGCTGTGTTCGCGGCGGTCGTCCTTCCGTCGCTGTGGAGCCTGCTCCGCCCGTCCCGTCGGAGGTCCCGTGCGCACCCTTGA
- a CDS encoding prenyltransferase, with the protein MRTLEQLLLSSRPLSWINTAYPFAAAYYLATRELDLAFWIGTIYFLIPYNLAMYGINDVFDYESDLRNPRKGGVEGAVLDRSLHRTTIIAVLVTNIPFIVALVLLGSPASWAVLAVSLFAVVAYSAKGLRFKEVPFLDSITSSTHFVSPAVYGLVLAGAVFTPALVLLLVAYFLWGIASHAFGAVQDVLADRAGGIASVGTVLGARATTRIALVAYVAAALFLLGTDWPGPLAAIAVLPYILNVAPFWNITDETAESANRGWKRFLWLNFVAGFLVTMLLIWYAFLTL; encoded by the coding sequence GTGCGCACCCTTGAACAGCTCCTCCTCTCGTCGAGGCCGCTGTCGTGGATCAACACGGCGTACCCGTTCGCCGCGGCGTACTACCTCGCGACGCGTGAGCTGGACCTCGCGTTCTGGATCGGCACCATCTACTTCCTGATCCCGTACAACCTCGCGATGTACGGCATCAACGACGTGTTCGACTACGAGTCCGATCTGCGCAACCCGCGGAAGGGCGGCGTCGAGGGGGCGGTGCTCGACCGGTCGCTGCACCGCACCACGATCATCGCGGTGCTCGTGACGAACATCCCGTTCATCGTGGCTCTCGTCCTGCTCGGATCCCCCGCGTCGTGGGCCGTCCTCGCGGTGAGTCTCTTCGCCGTCGTCGCCTACAGCGCGAAGGGTCTGCGGTTCAAGGAGGTGCCGTTCCTCGACTCGATCACGTCGAGCACGCACTTCGTGAGCCCCGCCGTCTACGGGCTCGTCCTCGCCGGCGCCGTCTTCACCCCGGCGCTCGTCCTGCTGCTCGTGGCCTATTTCCTGTGGGGCATCGCGAGCCACGCGTTCGGAGCGGTGCAGGACGTGCTCGCGGATCGCGCCGGCGGGATCGCCTCGGTGGGCACGGTCCTCGGGGCGCGTGCGACGACGCGGATCGCCCTCGTCGCGTACGTCGCCGCCGCCCTCTTCCTCCTCGGAACGGACTGGCCCGGGCCGCTCGCCGCGATCGCGGTGCTGCCGTACATCCTCAACGTCGCCCCGTTCTGGAACATCACGGATGAGACGGCCGAGTCGGCGAACCGCGGCTG